In a single window of the Anaerocolumna cellulosilytica genome:
- a CDS encoding transcriptional regulator, with protein MEVITQTNRTMLFEEVNPEKPNLLTLIGDTRGIDSLDDAKIKEINETLLVKSFDEFLEKFSPVVYSFFSAGNQKVMYSLKKPEHIAPEYITEIPINRQNDFLNMLFTLIDTKRAQGQINVDFKFENILDMISPKKVMDDIRQVRREVHYLYEQYESLEEGDPKKLDVADKLNYKFEEASSNYNNVMAMLPLAIEDIKTRLLISGGEDKANEEPLQIGVLSMGATGELKILEAPKEEKKALIALNENNAQGLIEAFEEDYAAVNEEPSDYVQSLVVRTFCPLTAVVDEQVDVEKEVNNYNTYLEFYKTAKDDFVKTVKPLIEKLLGVKMFFDQYDTKRRGMTPTMLVTNTKLDMMVKSSNLPRLETFLNSVNTKNSFDNTVWFGIVPDIGLESSGKVKLRRERFRGNDVEERQDTNTMEAMISLLDVIKDYKIQVFYNFQTGEETTFNHIATSGIDKFIDKSSVLQKKDYSEYVSCCLPNFTIIPKDKSGVVIDNRMLVNQYGGVTLSKEREDILKLWIEGVYVGASYVAAGIVSAYQCPEYLKEHFRNATTSYPGVRFDIEASDHALRAVTTMAQEITGFTNSIKASINNRNFGFIFSSENTQLDGRDIRRITVYKARSMANLDDAFDSIYKTTVTTYIERMLRFRSNDFKQDNVIRFFSNHPSSQKTEWMNAKNYVNSIIQEGDELNSTINEASNVCNIHLNFNGNLKNLEVEVTKATSAIR; from the coding sequence ATGGAAGTAATAACCCAAACCAATCGAACCATGTTATTCGAGGAAGTAAATCCCGAAAAACCAAATTTGCTGACCCTAATCGGTGACACAAGAGGCATTGACAGTTTAGATGATGCAAAAATTAAAGAAATTAATGAGACACTGCTGGTAAAAAGCTTTGATGAATTTTTAGAAAAGTTCTCTCCGGTAGTTTATTCCTTCTTTAGTGCCGGGAATCAGAAAGTCATGTATTCCCTCAAAAAGCCGGAGCATATAGCACCGGAATACATAACCGAAATACCCATTAACAGACAAAATGATTTTCTTAACATGTTGTTCACCTTGATTGATACAAAGCGAGCACAGGGACAGATTAATGTGGACTTCAAATTCGAAAATATCCTGGATATGATTTCTCCCAAAAAAGTTATGGATGACATCCGCCAGGTACGCCGCGAAGTTCATTATCTGTATGAGCAGTATGAGAGTCTGGAAGAAGGCGATCCAAAGAAATTAGATGTAGCAGATAAACTAAACTACAAATTTGAGGAAGCCAGCAGTAATTATAACAACGTAATGGCCATGCTTCCATTAGCCATTGAAGATATTAAAACCAGACTTTTAATATCCGGAGGCGAGGATAAAGCAAACGAAGAACCTCTTCAAATCGGTGTACTCAGTATGGGTGCTACTGGTGAGCTTAAAATATTAGAAGCTCCCAAGGAAGAAAAAAAGGCATTAATTGCTTTAAATGAAAACAATGCACAAGGATTAATTGAAGCTTTTGAAGAAGATTACGCGGCTGTTAACGAAGAACCCTCTGATTACGTTCAAAGTCTTGTAGTAAGAACGTTCTGCCCTCTGACCGCAGTAGTGGATGAACAGGTAGATGTAGAAAAAGAAGTGAATAATTATAACACATATCTGGAATTTTACAAAACTGCCAAAGACGATTTTGTAAAAACAGTAAAACCTCTTATTGAGAAATTACTGGGTGTAAAAATGTTCTTTGACCAATATGATACAAAGCGCAGAGGCATGACACCTACCATGTTAGTAACCAATACAAAGCTTGATATGATGGTAAAGAGCAGTAACTTACCAAGACTTGAGACTTTCTTAAATTCTGTAAATACCAAGAATAGCTTTGACAATACGGTTTGGTTTGGCATTGTTCCGGATATTGGACTTGAGTCTTCCGGTAAAGTGAAATTAAGAAGAGAACGTTTCAGAGGAAATGATGTGGAGGAGCGTCAGGATACGAATACCATGGAAGCCATGATATCTCTTCTGGATGTTATCAAGGATTATAAAATACAGGTATTTTATAACTTCCAGACCGGAGAAGAGACTACTTTTAATCATATTGCAACCTCTGGTATTGATAAATTTATTGATAAGTCCAGTGTTCTTCAGAAAAAAGATTACAGTGAGTATGTATCCTGCTGTCTGCCTAACTTTACCATTATTCCAAAGGATAAATCCGGCGTTGTCATTGATAACAGAATGCTTGTAAATCAGTACGGCGGAGTTACACTGTCAAAAGAAAGAGAAGATATCTTAAAGCTGTGGATTGAAGGTGTCTATGTAGGGGCTTCTTATGTAGCAGCAGGTATCGTATCCGCTTACCAGTGCCCTGAATATTTAAAAGAGCATTTTAGAAATGCAACCACCAGTTATCCAGGGGTACGTTTTGACATAGAGGCTTCAGACCATGCGTTGAGAGCGGTCACTACAATGGCGCAGGAAATTACAGGCTTTACCAATTCCATTAAAGCCTCCATTAACAACCGTAACTTTGGTTTTATTTTCTCCTCTGAAAATACTCAGTTAGACGGCAGAGATATCAGAAGAATAACGGTCTATAAAGCAAGAAGTATGGCTAATCTTGATGATGCCTTTGATTCTATCTACAAGACAACCGTTACTACATATATCGAGCGTATGCTTCGTTTTAGAAGCAATGACTTTAAACAGGATAATGTTATCCGTTTCTTTAGTAATCATCCAAGCAGCCAGAAGACAGAATGGATGAATGCGAAAAACTATGTAAACTCCATTATTCAGGAGGGTGATGAATTAAACAGCACCATCAATGAAGCAAGCAATGTATGTAACATTCACTTAAATTTCAACGGTAACTTAAAGAATTTAGAAGTGGAAGTAACCAAGGCAACCTCTGCCATCCGTTAA
- a CDS encoding iron-dependent peroxidase yields MNYIWDMLIKAKKAGLRKEDITFLRAKVYSPYMELAFEELNSEFQDEKLVVEINPYYRYYNIFKNLFPPDFLEYEALRNVLFDLLMHHLADTDAYMGMNKTEFYKHFILEDIENGCFGQKLKESLTEFSEIEKQMLLERIIRLYKLGDSLQLLKETIHVIFRNSSIYINKQEKDEILIYLGERKNKAKEKKIQLILDFFLPVKYAIRIYWDKHFGIIDVKETMKIEEILLY; encoded by the coding sequence ATGAACTATATCTGGGATATGTTAATCAAGGCAAAAAAGGCAGGTCTAAGGAAGGAAGACATAACCTTTTTAAGGGCAAAGGTGTATTCTCCCTACATGGAACTTGCATTCGAAGAATTAAATTCAGAATTTCAAGATGAAAAACTGGTGGTAGAGATCAATCCCTACTACCGGTATTATAATATATTTAAAAATTTATTTCCGCCGGATTTTTTAGAGTATGAAGCCCTGCGGAATGTACTTTTTGATTTGCTAATGCACCATCTGGCAGATACCGATGCCTATATGGGCATGAACAAGACGGAGTTTTATAAGCATTTTATACTGGAAGACATTGAAAACGGCTGTTTTGGGCAGAAGTTGAAAGAGAGCCTGACAGAATTCTCTGAAATAGAAAAACAGATGCTTTTAGAACGGATTATCCGTTTATATAAATTAGGTGACAGCTTGCAACTGTTAAAAGAAACCATACATGTAATCTTTCGTAACAGCAGTATCTACATCAATAAGCAGGAAAAGGATGAGATACTGATTTACCTGGGAGAGAGAAAGAATAAAGCGAAGGAGAAAAAGATACAGCTAATACTTGATTTTTTCCTTCCGGTCAAGTACGCTATACGAATTTATTGGGATAAGCATTTCGGAATCATCGACGTGAAAGAAACCATGAAAATTGAAGAAATCCTGCTTTATTAA
- a CDS encoding PP2C family protein-serine/threonine phosphatase: MGEQQPMILEIVTNPNIALAMLFAFLFVVAICNLSARWMLIKESFNIPDISIGNGQLMGDRQRQEDSFATEIEDYGLLAVVADGIGSFVNGKVASKMAVQTYLREFRNADTSDNTGYFFKRTAQMINSDIKALYGDVPAGTTVVSAIIRQNKLYYAWAGDSTIAVFRKGSLVALNRKDIAANKLEDLFRLGKLTREEVLSEPFQDRLVNYLGNDEFEGISVSEEPIILKKGDMVLLYTNGLETLKKIELEGILSNYKSPAQTAEDFMTAIEYKNVPDKDNATVIILKINREYR; the protein is encoded by the coding sequence ATGGGAGAGCAGCAGCCGATGATTTTAGAAATCGTGACAAATCCTAATATCGCCTTGGCAATGTTATTTGCTTTTTTGTTCGTGGTAGCAATATGCAATCTTTCTGCCAGGTGGATGTTAATTAAGGAGAGCTTTAATATACCGGATATTAGTATCGGCAACGGGCAGCTCATGGGGGATAGACAGCGGCAAGAGGATTCTTTTGCCACGGAAATTGAAGATTATGGTCTGTTAGCTGTAGTTGCAGACGGTATCGGAAGCTTTGTAAATGGTAAAGTAGCCAGTAAGATGGCAGTTCAGACTTATCTGCGGGAATTTCGGAATGCAGATACCAGTGATAATACAGGATATTTTTTTAAGCGGACAGCGCAGATGATTAATAGTGATATCAAAGCCTTATATGGGGATGTACCGGCCGGTACTACAGTGGTGTCGGCTATAATACGTCAGAATAAGCTTTACTATGCATGGGCAGGTGATAGTACGATTGCGGTGTTTCGTAAGGGAAGCCTAGTAGCTTTAAACCGGAAGGATATTGCAGCAAATAAACTAGAAGATCTGTTCCGTTTGGGAAAACTCACCAGGGAAGAGGTGCTTTCTGAGCCTTTTCAGGACAGACTTGTAAACTACCTTGGCAATGATGAATTCGAAGGCATATCAGTGAGCGAGGAACCGATTATCCTAAAAAAAGGTGATATGGTGCTGTTATATACCAATGGACTGGAAACATTAAAAAAGATTGAGCTAGAAGGAATCCTGTCTAATTACAAGTCTCCTGCGCAGACAGCAGAGGACTTTATGACGGCAATTGAATATAAAAATGTGCCGGATAAGGATAATGCAACCGTTATTATATTAAAAATCAATCGGGAATACAGATAG
- a CDS encoding membrane-associated protease 1: MGFIVKVESSSETIDLSLESIQTVEFSTDTPKDSNARSTDLGSTVKITGKILTAVDGDPADSTVKLSLWSMVPVEKADCYRKLTVDVISAGQVVRQINLPNAFVVDYQETYGDTEGVGTFSLIVKQKKDKLANIVLNGGYPAA; the protein is encoded by the coding sequence ATGGGATTTATAGTTAAAGTTGAAAGCTCATCTGAAACCATTGACTTAAGTCTTGAGTCAATTCAGACCGTAGAATTTTCTACAGACACACCAAAAGATTCTAATGCAAGATCTACAGATTTAGGTTCCACAGTAAAAATTACAGGAAAAATTTTAACCGCTGTGGATGGTGATCCTGCAGACAGCACAGTGAAGCTTTCCCTTTGGTCCATGGTTCCTGTTGAAAAAGCGGATTGCTACCGTAAATTAACAGTAGATGTTATTTCAGCCGGACAGGTTGTTAGACAGATTAATTTGCCAAATGCTTTCGTGGTAGATTATCAGGAAACCTATGGAGATACCGAAGGTGTTGGTACCTTCAGCTTAATCGTTAAGCAGAAGAAAGACAAGTTAGCTAATATTGTATTAAACGGTGGATATCCAGCTGCTTAA
- a CDS encoding normocyte-binding protein → MKDMIIEKLSKIQNLEERKLLKDILNGVFVGVVGYNEEMFQKLTKEIFEEIRFDENRYTIYTSLAERNEVDPIHEFLYPMLPEDMQETEYVVKEIQEVLEDRQEYRLMKLFFQCDYLVFKEILAGTERYTGKIRTDKDEYTISISLKQNLEYKACIEELYGNFTRNGVVWTTINSPYVHKFADVMLTGLDKPIKKGEQIKEVTISLGKYDGYKRENMVPLWNIEKLVLPSLTFPVPAMDQINFQHEISLSKSGEEHGYLVILDEEFKGYVKRNKDSMTVCAPVPDITDWKILKVTAYKQANLSYAGYEIMSNKTENSFLNRYARQQTRVIRTKAELYRIISSFEIAKNVEFIDFKIRNSGDKQGETYQMDSFLTDGIREENYKKTLLLEFTAREENYLTRDILSFLVSEIQQYFPEYVCKGKLLIKSDLQEAQEGNVKL, encoded by the coding sequence ATGAAAGATATGATTATTGAGAAGCTTTCTAAAATACAAAACCTAGAAGAAAGAAAGCTTTTAAAGGATATCCTAAACGGCGTATTTGTTGGAGTGGTAGGCTATAACGAGGAAATGTTTCAAAAGCTTACCAAGGAAATATTCGAAGAAATACGCTTTGATGAGAACCGTTATACCATATATACCTCATTAGCAGAACGTAACGAAGTAGATCCTATACATGAATTTCTTTACCCAATGCTTCCAGAGGATATGCAGGAGACAGAGTATGTAGTAAAAGAAATACAGGAAGTACTCGAAGATAGGCAGGAATACCGTCTGATGAAGCTGTTTTTCCAGTGCGACTACTTGGTATTTAAAGAAATACTAGCAGGGACGGAGCGTTATACGGGTAAAATACGAACGGACAAGGATGAATATACGATAAGTATTTCATTAAAGCAAAATCTGGAGTACAAAGCCTGTATTGAAGAACTCTATGGGAATTTTACTAGAAACGGTGTTGTATGGACCACAATAAACAGTCCTTATGTACATAAATTTGCAGATGTCATGCTAACCGGGTTAGATAAGCCAATTAAAAAAGGTGAGCAGATAAAAGAAGTTACAATCAGCCTCGGAAAATACGACGGCTATAAAAGAGAGAACATGGTTCCTCTTTGGAATATTGAAAAGCTTGTACTCCCAAGTCTTACTTTTCCTGTGCCTGCTATGGATCAGATAAATTTTCAGCATGAAATATCTCTAAGCAAGTCAGGGGAGGAACATGGCTATCTTGTAATATTGGACGAAGAATTTAAAGGCTATGTAAAACGTAATAAAGATTCTATGACAGTATGTGCACCGGTGCCGGATATTACAGATTGGAAGATTTTAAAGGTAACCGCATACAAACAGGCCAATCTCTCCTATGCTGGCTACGAAATTATGTCCAATAAAACAGAGAATAGTTTTTTAAATCGTTATGCCAGACAGCAGACAAGGGTTATTCGAACAAAAGCTGAATTATACCGGATAATCTCTTCCTTTGAAATTGCTAAAAATGTTGAATTTATAGACTTTAAAATACGAAATAGCGGTGATAAACAAGGAGAGACCTACCAAATGGACTCCTTTTTAACAGACGGTATCAGGGAAGAAAATTACAAAAAGACGTTGCTGTTAGAGTTTACGGCAAGGGAAGAGAATTATTTAACCAGGGATATTTTAAGCTTTCTGGTATCTGAAATACAACAGTATTTTCCTGAGTATGTATGCAAAGGTAAACTGCTTATAAAGTCAGATTTGCAGGAAGCGCAAGAAGGCAATGTTAAATTGTAG
- a CDS encoding FHA domain-containing protein yields the protein MERTRSEKHIIRITNLIFLLGTSLFIYGIFRLPLEKADKTGWKICISAALFVYLCLYIRFSKRQEKIDKPKRYKHISSLALMGDDRQILKEWNIYGKTGLLIGKSKGEYQADIDLSFTEDAPFISAQHALLNYCNGHWYVEDAGSKNGLEVQKANQAIAFRLTEKKPLRLERGDIIRINETALLLR from the coding sequence ATGGAACGGACAAGAAGTGAGAAACATATCATACGAATTACAAACTTGATATTTTTGCTTGGTACTTCTCTTTTTATCTATGGTATATTTAGACTCCCTTTAGAAAAAGCAGATAAAACCGGCTGGAAGATATGTATATCCGCAGCCTTATTTGTTTATCTATGCCTTTACATAAGGTTTAGTAAGCGCCAGGAGAAAATAGATAAACCCAAAAGGTACAAACACATTAGTTCCTTGGCATTGATGGGTGACGACAGGCAGATATTAAAAGAATGGAACATATATGGAAAAACAGGATTGTTAATCGGAAAGAGTAAGGGAGAGTATCAGGCTGATATTGATTTATCCTTTACGGAAGATGCTCCTTTTATCTCAGCCCAACATGCATTGCTTAACTATTGTAATGGGCATTGGTATGTGGAGGATGCCGGTTCAAAAAATGGACTGGAAGTGCAAAAAGCAAATCAGGCTATTGCTTTTCGTCTTACAGAAAAAAAACCTCTGCGTTTAGAACGGGGAGATATTATTCGAATCAATGAAACGGCATTATTATTAAGATAA
- a CDS encoding FHA domain-containing protein: MSLVRCKNGHLFSARKYGNICPYCSMESEGSPKNDKVLVDESDKVASLLDSGEEIEPVTGWLVCIEGPRRGKDYKIRAGKNFIGRADTMQIRIIGDNEISRVNHAVIVYDKKNRTTHLLPGDSMGLAYLNGDAVFTPMELTSFSVVEMGQSKFLFIPLCGEHFEWESSSR, from the coding sequence ATGAGTTTAGTTCGTTGTAAAAATGGGCATTTGTTCAGTGCCAGAAAATACGGAAATATATGTCCTTATTGCAGTATGGAGTCAGAAGGTTCACCAAAAAATGACAAGGTTCTGGTAGATGAATCGGATAAAGTAGCCTCCCTGTTAGATTCTGGAGAAGAAATTGAGCCTGTGACGGGATGGTTGGTGTGCATTGAAGGACCAAGGAGAGGAAAGGATTATAAAATCCGTGCCGGAAAAAACTTTATAGGCCGGGCAGACACCATGCAGATACGAATTATCGGAGATAATGAAATCTCTAGAGTAAACCATGCGGTTATTGTTTATGACAAAAAGAACCGGACAACCCACCTTTTGCCGGGAGACTCTATGGGACTTGCTTATTTAAACGGAGATGCGGTGTTTACACCTATGGAATTAACCTCTTTTTCCGTAGTTGAAATGGGGCAGAGTAAATTTCTTTTTATTCCCCTTTGTGGAGAACATTTTGAATGGGAGAGCAGCAGCCGATGA
- a CDS encoding membrane-associated protease 1, translating to MGFRIKIEGGTESIELGLQSLTQVKFETDTPNDSNARSTDVGMALAISGKILTAVDGDEADATLKLANWSLVPAEKADCYRKVTVEVIAAEQVVREIYLSNAFVVDYKESYGDTEGVGTFKLLIRQKKDKNNLVEYKGGFGLQ from the coding sequence ATGGGTTTTAGGATTAAAATCGAAGGTGGTACTGAATCTATCGAACTGGGTTTACAGAGTCTTACTCAGGTGAAATTCGAGACAGATACCCCAAATGACAGCAATGCAAGATCTACAGATGTTGGAATGGCACTTGCCATAAGCGGCAAAATTCTGACAGCCGTAGATGGAGATGAAGCAGATGCTACCTTAAAACTTGCTAACTGGTCCTTAGTACCAGCTGAAAAAGCAGATTGTTACAGAAAAGTAACAGTAGAAGTAATTGCTGCTGAGCAGGTAGTAAGAGAAATCTACCTAAGCAATGCCTTTGTGGTAGACTACAAGGAATCTTATGGTGACACTGAAGGAGTTGGTACCTTCAAGCTGCTGATAAGACAGAAAAAAGACAAGAACAACCTAGTAGAGTACAAAGGTGGATTCGGTTTACAGTAA
- a CDS encoding PP2C family protein-serine/threonine phosphatase: MRKENSTFKTKFISEAGSGLKNTDYFAFVELDNYACYCIADGIDRDKEKESAKLAVEEAIRRFLEKPSIKKSCINRCLKAANEVLKSESRELRLEASFLMVVTNYNTMRWGSAGNTRLYHVRNGSIKNKSADLSLSSTLAEQGRLPQDKIEEHEERHNLYCYLGMPEKFLPILSDKIKLEDGDTIYLCTKGIWENAGAPELLDALEEAKEPEEVCDSVEELILARQKKNLPSYTLCTIFADKVYKDPGKRKKLIKKLLIAAIPLLILALTLSITFYILHKKNQEKITTMLSLKETGIQYIEEQNYKRALEKFKEGLEAVKKVKLKEKSEPYLEKEELEQYQKLSELMVDAQEAMDKKDYKQAIHFYELALVQVKEILDYGAEEKQYIREQKELAAAYLEILSYIQSGDKMASIDNYAEAIEAYESALSLARDIFYTEGKDEASTKLDEVKAEQHQQLLDDYIEEADEYADRAEDEEAGGYYTMAKKYYKEAANLYKKGKDKEKAKEMKTKIEELEEEESTSEKDQFAANADVNIMKGDQAVEDGDYEKALSYYQTAIDYYTAAEKTDSIPAVQAKMELAQSKNTATAKQEAQAARYIEEAANKEKLKDYAAAAVLYGLARDIYREAGMSSDVNYMTKLISEMDKKAASETENQTAADTNLADNTKTSTGTSSTNTKEGSTKTDTSAEDDLEKEGTEEETTGKELTK, translated from the coding sequence ATGAGGAAAGAAAATTCAACCTTTAAAACCAAATTTATATCAGAAGCAGGAAGCGGGCTTAAAAATACCGATTATTTTGCATTTGTTGAGCTGGATAATTATGCATGTTACTGTATTGCTGATGGAATAGACAGGGATAAAGAGAAGGAAAGTGCGAAGCTTGCAGTGGAGGAAGCAATACGACGATTTTTAGAAAAACCTTCCATAAAAAAAAGCTGTATTAACCGGTGTCTAAAAGCTGCAAATGAAGTACTAAAGTCAGAATCCAGGGAGCTTCGTCTGGAAGCTAGCTTCTTAATGGTAGTAACTAACTATAATACCATGCGGTGGGGAAGTGCCGGTAACACTAGATTGTACCATGTCAGGAATGGTTCCATAAAAAATAAAAGTGCTGATTTATCCCTAAGCAGTACGCTTGCCGAACAGGGAAGGCTGCCTCAGGACAAGATAGAAGAACATGAAGAAAGACATAATCTGTATTGTTATCTGGGGATGCCGGAAAAATTTCTACCTATTTTATCCGATAAAATCAAGTTAGAAGATGGGGATACGATTTACCTTTGCACCAAGGGAATCTGGGAGAATGCAGGAGCACCCGAACTCTTAGATGCTTTGGAGGAGGCAAAGGAACCGGAAGAAGTTTGTGACAGTGTGGAGGAGCTTATCCTTGCAAGGCAGAAGAAAAACCTACCAAGCTATACCCTTTGTACTATCTTTGCGGATAAAGTGTACAAAGATCCGGGGAAACGTAAGAAGCTTATAAAAAAGCTTCTAATAGCAGCTATACCACTACTTATTCTGGCACTTACTTTATCCATTACTTTCTACATACTTCATAAAAAGAACCAAGAAAAAATTACAACCATGCTTTCCTTAAAGGAAACAGGTATTCAGTATATAGAAGAACAGAATTATAAACGTGCATTAGAAAAATTCAAAGAAGGCTTAGAAGCAGTAAAAAAAGTAAAACTTAAGGAGAAAAGTGAACCCTACCTTGAAAAAGAAGAGCTGGAGCAGTATCAAAAATTATCAGAACTTATGGTAGATGCCCAGGAGGCAATGGATAAAAAGGATTATAAACAAGCCATTCATTTTTATGAACTGGCTCTCGTTCAGGTAAAGGAAATCCTTGATTATGGAGCAGAAGAAAAGCAGTATATCAGAGAGCAAAAGGAGCTTGCAGCAGCCTATCTGGAAATCTTAAGTTACATACAAAGCGGTGATAAAATGGCCTCCATAGACAATTATGCAGAGGCAATAGAAGCCTATGAATCGGCATTGTCTTTAGCCAGAGACATCTTCTATACAGAAGGCAAGGACGAAGCTTCCACTAAGTTAGATGAAGTTAAAGCAGAACAGCATCAGCAGCTATTAGATGATTATATTGAAGAAGCGGACGAGTATGCTGACCGGGCAGAAGATGAGGAAGCCGGTGGTTATTATACAATGGCAAAGAAATACTATAAAGAAGCTGCGAACCTTTATAAAAAGGGCAAAGACAAGGAAAAAGCAAAGGAAATGAAAACAAAAATAGAAGAGCTGGAAGAGGAAGAAAGTACCTCAGAAAAAGACCAGTTTGCAGCTAATGCAGATGTAAATATTATGAAAGGTGATCAGGCAGTGGAGGACGGGGATTACGAAAAGGCTCTTTCCTATTACCAGACAGCCATCGATTATTATACTGCGGCAGAAAAGACAGACAGTATCCCTGCTGTTCAAGCCAAGATGGAATTAGCTCAAAGTAAAAATACAGCAACGGCAAAACAGGAAGCTCAAGCAGCGCGTTATATTGAAGAAGCTGCGAATAAGGAAAAGTTAAAAGACTATGCCGCGGCCGCTGTTTTGTATGGACTGGCAAGAGATATTTACAGAGAAGCCGGAATGAGCAGTGATGTAAATTATATGACCAAGCTTATCTCAGAAATGGATAAGAAGGCTGCTAGTGAAACAGAGAACCAGACGGCAGCTGATACTAACTTAGCTGACAATACCAAGACTAGTACCGGAACAAGCAGTACAAATACCAAGGAAGGCAGTACAAAGACAGATACTTCTGCGGAGGACGACTTAGAAAAGGAAGGAACTGAGGAAGAAACTACAGGAAAAGAGCTTACGAAATAA